The window GCTCGGGGACGTCGTGGAGACGGGTGGCGAGTTCCGTGAGGTGAAGGGTGCCGGTCGTCGCGTACACGAAGCTGACGCCGAGGAGCATCACGGCCGTCGCGACGACGGAGGAGAGGAAGAACTTGAGGGCCGCCTCGGACGAGCGCCGGTCGTCGCGCTTGATGCCGACGAGGGCGAAGGCGGGCAGGGATGCGACTTCGAGGGCGACGACGAGGGTGGCGAGGTCGCGGGCGGCGGGCAGGAGCGCGGCGCCTGCCGCGGAGGACAGGAGCAGGAACCAGAATTCGCCGACCGGAAGTCTGCGGGTGTCGCCGAAGGAGAGCAGCGCAGTGAGCAGGGCGCCGCCCAGGACGAGGACCTGGATGATCAGGGCGAAGTGGTCGGCGGTGTAGCTGCAGGCTTCGGTGCCGGTTCCCGTGGTGAGGCAGAAGGTGGAGTGGTTGCCGTCGCGCAGCGGGATGAGGAGGGCGAGGGCGGCGACGAGTCCGGCGATGCTCGCCAGGCCCAGGAGGGGTTTGCGTTCCTCGGGGAGGAACAGGTCGGCGACCAGGATGATCAGGGCGACCGTCGCGACGATGACGGGGGGCGCGATGGCGAGCCAGTCGACGGACTGGACGAGACTGGTGGTGCTGTCGGCCGCTGTGGTCACGACTTGCCTCCTGCGAGGAGCTTCTGCACGGCCGGGTCGGTGAGGCCGAGGAGGACGGCGGGCCACAGGCCGGCGAGGACGGTGAGGGCGGCGAGCGGGGTCCAGGCGGCGAACTCGTACGTCTGGATGTCTGCGATCCGGTGCGGTTCCTCACGCTTCTCGCCCATGCAGACGCGGCGTACCACGATGAGCATGTATGCGGCGGTGAGCAGGGTGCCGAACGCGCCGATCGACATGAAGGTGAGGAAGGCCGGGCGGCTGAGGCCCGGGGCCGGGTCGAAGGCGCCGAACAGAGTGAGCATCTCGCCCCAGAATCCGGCGAGACCGGGCAGGCCGAGCGAGGCCACGGCGGCGAAGGCGAGGAGGCCGCCGAGGCGGGGGGCGCGGCCGTAGAGGGCGGCTCCGGTGGCACCGGAGAGGGTGTCGAGGTCGGCGGTGCCGTACCGGTCCTTGACGGCGCCGACCAGGAAGAACAGCAGGCCGGTGATGAGGCCGTGGGCGATGTTGGCGAAGAGCGCGCCGTTGACGCCGGTGGGGGTCATGGTGGCGATGCCGAGGAGTACGAAGCCCATGTGGCCGACGGAGGAGTACGCGATCAGGCGCTTCAGGTCGCCCTTGGAGCCGGGGCGGGCGAGGGCCAGGCAGGCGAGCGATCCGTAGACGATGCCGACGACTGCGAACGCGGCGAGGTACGGCGCGAAGGTGTGCATTCCGTCGGGGGTGATGGGCAGCAGGATGCGGACGAATCCGTACGTGCCCATTTTCAGCAGCACGCCCGCGAGGAGCACCGAGCCGACGGTCGGGGCGGCGGTGTGGGCGTCCGGCAGCCAGCTGTGCAGCGGCCACATCGGGGTCTTCACGGCGAGCCCGATACCGATCGCGAGTACGGCGATGACCTGCACGGACGAGGTGAGCCCACGGCCGTTGTCAGTGGCGAGTGCCACCATGTCGAAGGTGCCGCTCTTCAGTCCGATGAGGAGCAGACCCAGCAGCATGATCACGGAGCCGAGCAGCGTGTAGAGGATGAATTTCCAGGCGGCGGCCTGCCTCTGTGCGCCGCCCCAGCGGGCGATGAGGAAGTACATCGGGATGAGGACCATCTCGAACGCCAGGAAGAACAGCAGCAGGTCGAGGACGGCGAAGGTCGCGAGGGTGCCGGACTCGAGGACGAGGACGAGTGCGACGAAGGCCTTCGGGGAGGGGCCGTCGGGCATTTTGAAGTAGCTGTAGAGCGCGCAGAGGAAGGTCAGCAGCGCGGTCAGTACGAGAAGGGGGAGCGAGATGCCGTCGATGCCGAGGTGGATACGGACGTCGAGCGCCGGGATCCAGCTGATGTCGGTGGTGGCCTGCATCTTCGACGGGTGGTCGTGGTCGAAGCCGAGGGCCAGCACGATCGCGGCGACGAGGATCGCGCCGGTGACGGTCACGCCGTGGCGGAGCACGGCCTGGTCGGAGTTCTTTCCCCGCAGCCCGGGCGGGGCCGGCAGGAGGGCGGCGACGGCGCCGATGAGCGGGCCCACGACGATGAACGCGAGAAGGAACTGCATCACGGATTCGCTGATATCGATCACGGCTCACGACCCGGCGTTGACGGTGGCAAAAACGACGGCGGCGATCGCCAGGACAAGGGAACCGGCGAGCAGTGCGCTGAGGTAGGTCTGCACATTGCCGGTCTGGGCGCGGCGGACGGCGGTGCCGAGCAGGCGTGCGCCGGTGCCGGAGCCGCGTACGTACGTGTCGACGACCTCGCGGTCCAGGAAGCGGACGAGGCTCGCCGCGGCCTGGACGGGGCGGACGAACAGTTTCGTGTAGAGGGCGTCCAGGTGGAAGCCGGTGGCGGCGTGGCGGTGCAGCGGGCCGAGCAGCAGACGGCCCGGGTCGGCCGGGTCGGGGGCGCCCGGGGTGTCGCCGTAGCCGGCGGTGTGGTGGGTCATGGCCTCGGCCTCGACGAGTGCGGGTTCGGCGTCGGGGTGGGCGACGACGGCGCCGACGGGGATGCGGGCGGCGAGGGCCGTGGTGTGGCGCCAGGCGGCGTAGGTGACGAGGCCGCCGACGAGGGCGACGCCTGTGGAGAGGACGGCGGTGGTCACGGTCGGGGTGAGGCTGTGGCCGTCGAACCAGTCCGTGATCACGCCGACGGTCAATCCGAAGGCGATGGTGGGGATGGCCAGGGCCCAGAGGACGGCGGTCATCGCGACGGGCTGCCTGCCGTGGTCGGGGACCTCGGCTCCGCGGCCGCGGAAGGCGAGGAGCCAGAGGCGGGTGGCGTACGCGGCGGTGAGGACGGCGGCAAGCAGTCCGGCGACGAGGACGGTCCACCCGGCGGCGGCCGGGGCGACGTGCCGGTCGCCGAGCGCGGTGTGTTCGGCAGCGACGAGGACGGCTTCCTTGGAGAAGAAGCCGGCGAACGGCGGGATGGCGGCGAGCGCGAGGAGGGCGACGGTCATCGTCCAGTAGGCGTCCGGGATGCGCTTGGCCAGTCCGCCCATGCGGGACATGGCGGCCAGCGAGTTGGTCCCGGCGGCGTGGATGACGACGCCGGCCGCGAGGAAGAGGACGGCTTTGAACGCGCCGTGCGAGATGAGGTGGAAGACGGCCGCCCCGCGGTCGCCGACGGCCAGTGCACCCGACATGTAGCCGAGCTGGCCGATCGTCGAGTACGCGAGGACGCGTTTGATGTCGTCCTGGGCGAGCGCTGCGAGCCCCGATCCGATCATCGTGACCGCCGCCATCACGGCGAGGACGACGAGGGCGGCGCCGGATTCGGCGAAGACGGGGAGGAGCCGGGCCACGAAGTAGATGCCGGCGGCGACCATCGTCGCGGCGTGGATCAGCGCGGAGACGGGGGTCGGGCCCGCCATCGCGTCGGGCAGCCAGGTGTGCAGGGGGAACTGGGCGGACTTGCCGACGACCCCAGCGAGCAGCAGCAGGGCGATGACGGTGGGGTGGTCCAGGCCGCCGTTGGCGACGGCGCCGAGGATGCCGGTGATCCGGAAGGTGCCGGTGTCGGCGGCGAGCGCGAAAAGACCGATCAGGAAGGGGACGTCGCCGAGCTTGGTGACCAGGAAGGCCTTGAGGGAGGCGGCGCGCGCTTCGGGTGTC is drawn from Streptomyces sp. NBC_01717 and contains these coding sequences:
- a CDS encoding NADH-quinone oxidoreductase subunit 5 family protein, which gives rise to MTTTTLAVLVPLLPFLGAAAGLLLGRTAPGYVRPLAVLPTLVTAVLAVVVAARQGGGPAIDAATRLTPTGSVPIDLALHLDGFAVLVAVLVGLVATCVQIYSTGYLRDDPRYPSYAALVSLFTAAMLLVVYSGDLMVLMVGWEIMGICSYFLVGHYWETPEARAASLKAFLVTKLGDVPFLIGLFALAADTGTFRITGILGAVANGGLDHPTVIALLLLAGVVGKSAQFPLHTWLPDAMAGPTPVSALIHAATMVAAGIYFVARLLPVFAESGAALVVLAVMAAVTMIGSGLAALAQDDIKRVLAYSTIGQLGYMSGALAVGDRGAAVFHLISHGAFKAVLFLAAGVVIHAAGTNSLAAMSRMGGLAKRIPDAYWTMTVALLALAAIPPFAGFFSKEAVLVAAEHTALGDRHVAPAAAGWTVLVAGLLAAVLTAAYATRLWLLAFRGRGAEVPDHGRQPVAMTAVLWALAIPTIAFGLTVGVITDWFDGHSLTPTVTTAVLSTGVALVGGLVTYAAWRHTTALAARIPVGAVVAHPDAEPALVEAEAMTHHTAGYGDTPGAPDPADPGRLLLGPLHRHAATGFHLDALYTKLFVRPVQAAASLVRFLDREVVDTYVRGSGTGARLLGTAVRRAQTGNVQTYLSALLAGSLVLAIAAVVFATVNAGS
- a CDS encoding complex I subunit 4 family protein, translated to MQFLLAFIVVGPLIGAVAALLPAPPGLRGKNSDQAVLRHGVTVTGAILVAAIVLALGFDHDHPSKMQATTDISWIPALDVRIHLGIDGISLPLLVLTALLTFLCALYSYFKMPDGPSPKAFVALVLVLESGTLATFAVLDLLLFFLAFEMVLIPMYFLIARWGGAQRQAAAWKFILYTLLGSVIMLLGLLLIGLKSGTFDMVALATDNGRGLTSSVQVIAVLAIGIGLAVKTPMWPLHSWLPDAHTAAPTVGSVLLAGVLLKMGTYGFVRILLPITPDGMHTFAPYLAAFAVVGIVYGSLACLALARPGSKGDLKRLIAYSSVGHMGFVLLGIATMTPTGVNGALFANIAHGLITGLLFFLVGAVKDRYGTADLDTLSGATGAALYGRAPRLGGLLAFAAVASLGLPGLAGFWGEMLTLFGAFDPAPGLSRPAFLTFMSIGAFGTLLTAAYMLIVVRRVCMGEKREEPHRIADIQTYEFAAWTPLAALTVLAGLWPAVLLGLTDPAVQKLLAGGKS